CGGCACAGACAGGTAATTTATGGATGGGTGGGGCTACTATGTTGGCTTTTGGCTTAGGAACCATACCCACTATGTTAGGTGTGGGCGTGTCTAGTTCCTTGGTGAGTCAGGATAGGCGCAGTCAGTTATTCCGCTTAGGTGGTGTGATTACTCTAACTATTGGGTTAATCACCTTGCTACGAACTGGTGACACAATGGTAGATTACACTGGACACGCAGCTTTACTCTGCTTAACTCTGGCGCTAATTGCCCGTCCTGTAAGTAGGTTGTGGGCATGGCCTTTACATTATCGCCGGGCGTTGGGGGTAGGGGCGTTTGTTTTATCTGTAGTACACACTACTCACATGATTGAACATTCATTGCAGTGGAATTTTGCCGCCTTTTCCTTTTTACCGCCACAATTTCAGTTGGGGATGGCTGCTGGTACTGTAGCATTAGTATTGATGACCCCCGCAGCTTTCACAAGTTGGGAATCACTGCAAAAATCTTTAGGCAAACACTGGCGACAACTTCATTTATTGAGTGTACCAGCTTTGCTTTTGAGTGCAATTCATACTGTGTTGATTGGCTCTCATTATTTGGGTTCTCTGCAATTAAATTGGGGGAATAAGTTAGCAACAGTGCTGTTAGCAATTGTGACTCTCGGCGTGTTGCTTGTAAGAACACAGTTTTTTTGGTCAAAGTTAGCCGTAGAAAAATTTTATGTTCCCCCTAACAAATCACGCTAAAAAAACCCAAGAAAAACAGCAGGTGTATTCTCAACCCTCAACCGCAGCATTAAAGTACCTCATATTACTAGGTTGTGCCATCTCCATTACAGGTGTTTATCCAGCTAGCGCCCATAAGGTAGAGACAGCAACAGATGTAGGCGCTACTCTACACATTGAACCAAATGATAATCCCCGTGCTGGAGAATCGACACAAGCTTGGTTTGCCCTCACTCGTAAAGGTGGTCAAGCAATTCCTCTCCAACAGTGTAATTGTCAGTTAGCCGTTTACGCTCAACCCCACACACCAGACGAACCAGCGTTATTGGAACCATCATTAAAGCCTGTGAATGCCGAAATTTATCAGGGTATACCAGGCGCAGATATTACTTTTCCCAAACCAGGAATTTATCAACTACAGCTAAGTGGTAAACCGACAACTGGGGCAAATTTTAAAGCATTTAAGTTTGCTTTTGAAGTAACTGTAGCGGCTGGAACTAGAGTAGATACAGCAAAGCCCCAAGATTTGAAAGATAATAACTCAGTTGGAGTAAAGGCTGAATCTAACTCTATCCCAATTTGGGCGATCGCACTGCCCATTTTCATTGTCTTAGGTACGTTATTCGCCATTTGGCAAAATAAAAAGAGATGAGTCATGCCAATCCAAAATTAAGAAAGTGAAATTTAGCATCGGTTTGGGCGTTTTGTTATATGTATGGTTAGCAGGAAAGCACCTCCAAGCTTTTAACCCAACGTTATTAGGCTTAAGAGCTTAATTCTTGGTTAGTCCGTATGGATAACAATAAATTTTGTTTATCGATTTGAGAAATAAAAATATTTGCTTCTATCGTTGAAAGTATTTAAAGTTAAACTAGCCAGCGACTAAGGAGTTAGTGTAGTTTCCCGCAAGCTATAGCTGAAGGAAACATCATTAGCAAGTTAGTAGCATTAGGTGTTAGTTAAAAACATTACGCCTGTGGAACTCTCTAACAAATCTGAATATGCACTTTTAGCCTTGTTGGAACTGGCGGATCGTTACACCAGTGGCGAATCCCTGCAAATTCGACAGATGGCTGTGTTGCAAGATATACCTAATCGATATTTAGAACAACTACTAGCTACTTTAAGGCGACGAGGTTTAATTAAAAGTATTCGCGGCGCTAAAGGAGGCTACGTCTTAGCACGAGACCCGCGTACAATTACTCTACTGGATGCAGTCAGCTGTATGGAAGGTATCGATGCAGTTGCGCCAGGGGTAGATAAAAATACTACACACATTGAAACTCAACTCATCCAAGAAGTTTGGCAAGAAGCTTGTCAGGCGGCTAATGCAGTTTTACAAAAGTACACACTCCAAGACCTTTGCGATCGCCGCGCTATCCACGGCAACAAGGAATTAATGTACTATATTTAACTGCTAGTAGTAAGAACTTTAGTTCTAGCTGAATCTCAGCACTAAAGTCCTTACTACGGAATAAACGTCAAAACTCTAACAAGTTGGCTGAATTACTGTCTAAAAATAGAGTTGCTTGTGGTTGTCGGCGTAAAACAGAAGCTGGACAAGCTTTATCAATTACACCTTGTAACAATTGCTTGACAATCTGTGCTTTCCGTTTCCCTGGCGCGAGACACAATATTTTTCTAGCGGAACAGATTAAAGGCAAAGTCACAGTAAAAGCATATTGAGGTACATGATCAATATTAGGAAATTGACCTGTATTCACTTGTTGTTGGCGGTTTACAGAGTCTAGTTTTACCAACTTGACACTGTAAGGGTCTTGGAAATTCGCTACTGACGGATCATTAAAAGCCAAGTGTCCATTTTCGCCAATACCTAGACAGCATAAATCTATAGGTTGTGCTTGCAGCAATTGAGAATAGCGATCGCATTCTGCCAAGGGTTGCAACGTATCACCCTCAATATAATGGAATTTTTGCGGACTAACTCGCTTTTCTACACGTTCCCGTAGATAACGGCGAAAACTTGCAGGATGATCAGCCGTAATTCCTAAATATTCATCTAAATGAAACAAAGTAACTTTTGACCAATCTACGCCACCCAAAGCAATCAAAGCATCCAAAAATTTGAGTTGAGAATTTCCTGTCGCTAACACAACAGCAGCCGTCTGTTGTTGTTCAAGTACAGATTGCAAATACTTACTGACAATTGCTGCAACATCAAAAGCCATGTCGGCTTCAGATTTGTAAATTTGTACCGATAGATGATCAACATGGAAAAAGTTTGTAGCGGCTACCATATTGGGGATTGGGGATTGAGGAATTTTAGATTTTAGATTTTGGATTTTGGATTGAATGTCTCAAATTTAAAATCGTATATCCAAGATCGCATCAGGATGAAGACGAAACAGGACTCTAATTTAAGCTTCCATCTCTATCAGCTAGATGACTTACGAACACAAAACAATGTAGACTATGGGGGTTAAGTTAATAATTATTTACATTTTACCTAAACCTCATGCTATCTGCCATTCTTTTTGACTTGGACGGTACTATTGTCAATAGTGACCCCATACATTACCAAGCTTGGCAACAAATATTGTTGAGATACAATATAGAAATTGATGAAGTATTTTACAAATCCCGAATTAGTGGTCGGTTAAATCCAGAAATTGTTCAAGATATTTTGCCAGAACTGTCAGTAGCAGAAGGTGTAAAGTTTGCAGATGAGAAAGAAGCACTGTTTCGTCAATTAGCTTCTTATCTGCAACCACTAGATGGATTTGCTGAACTGCTAGAGTGGACGAAAACACATAATTTAAAGCGTGCTTTAGTAACGAATGCGCCGAGATTAAATGCAAAGTTTATGTTAGACGTATTAGGAATAACAGCAGCGTTTGACCAAATTGTTATAGCTGATGATTGTGTAGCGGGTAAACCAAACCCAGCACCGTATCAAGTTGCTTTAAGTAAGTTAAAAATTACAGCAGAAAATGCGATCGCTTTAGAAGACTCGCCTTCAGGGATTCGTGCAGCCGTAGGTGCAGGTATTCAGACTATTGGTATTGCCTCCACTCATGAACCCGAAGTTTTACAAAAAGTCGGTGCATTTATGGTAGTTCCTGATTTTACAGATTTGCATCTTTGGACATTACTTAATTCATCAATTGAAGGAGATTTGAGTTTATTGCAGAAAAATTAAAAATTATTGATTAAACTTATCTCTTCCGCTTCCTACTCATCCTGATGTACGCATATAGATTCAATTACCTTTACTCATACTAATTATTTCCATAATTTTCTCAAACTGAAAATTCTGAGCTAAATCTGCAAAATAGTTTTTTAAATCTACATTTTCACAGCTTTGTTCTTCAATTAATTGAAAAATTAAGTCATCGCTACATTGGGCAGCAGCATTATACAAACTTATTAACCACTCTTGTGGTAGTGTTGCTAGTAGAGGTAATACATCATTAGATGCGACAATTTTCTCGCTGTTCTTGAGGCAAGAACAAGTATCTTCTTGATAAATATATTGTATATTTAGATATTGATTAATTTTTTCTAGAATTTGTTGTTCTGAGAAAGGCTTATTAATCAAATCATCACAGCCTACTTGGAGCATTGTTTGACGTTGTTCTTCAAAAGCGTGAGCAGTCAAAGCAATAATAATTGTGTGGGGATTAGGAATTAACGGTTGATTTTCTTGTTCATAGACGCGAATGAAGTGGGTAGCTGTGTAACCATCCATAATTGGCATTCGCATATCCATAAAAATTAATTGTGGATGCCATTGTTGCCAGATAGAAACTGCTTCTTGTCCGTTTGTGGCTTCTCGCACCACAAAGCCAACAGATGATAAAACTTTTACCAGCAACAGCCGACTATCAACCACATCATCTACTACTAAAATTCTGTGTTCTCTTTGCTGGGATGCTAAACCAAGAACAAAGCGTACACTTGGCTGAGGGGAAATTTCACCCGCAGATACTAAATCTACCTTTATATGGAAACTAAATGTACTTCCTACTCCTACAGTACTAGTAACGCTAATATCTCCTCCCATCAGTTGCACATATTTACGGCTAATGGCTAAACCTAGTCCTGTACCTTGTTGTGAGTTTCTGCCAGCTTCGGTTTGTCCAAAAGCTTCAAACAACATACCCATTTCATCATCACAGATACCAATACCAGTATCTTCTATTTCAAAGATGAGGGAGTAGGGAGTGCTGAGTGCGTGGTTTCTCTGCTCTCCTGTTTCACTGCTTTCTCCTATTCCTCTCTCTTCCATTCTTACCCGCAAGGTAACACTACCAGTTTCAGTAAATTTGGTGGCATTGCCTAAGATGTTGAGTAAGACTTGACGTAGTTTACTTTCGTCGGCGCGGATGTGTCGGACGATGTTAGTTGCGTATTCAAATTTGAGTTGTAAACCTTTGGCGGCTGCGCGTCCTTGCATCATTTCTTGCAAGTTATCTAAGAGGTGAATTAAATCAAAGTTATGAACATTTAATGTAATTTTGCCGGCTTCAATTTTTGACATTTCTAGAATGTCGTTAATCAAGTCGAGTAGATGTTCTCCTGCACGGTTAATAATGGTCAGATTCTTTTGATGTTCGGCTGATAGTGTTTTGTCTCGGCTCATGATTTGTGCGAAACCTAAAATTGCGTTGAGAGGTGTGCGCAATTCGTGGCTCATGTTAGCGAGAAATTCGCTTTTGGCTCTATTGGCTGCGTCTGCGGCAAAGGCAGCTGCTTGTAATGCTTGTGATTGGCTTTGGGTTTGTGTCAAAAGTTGTGCTTGTTGCAAAGCTACTTCTAGTTGATTGCCAATTTGCCTTACGATGTTGATTTCGCCAGTTTTCCATTGACGAGGGCCAGAGTTTTGATAAGTTGCTAATAATCCCCAAACTTGGTTTCCAGATAAAATAGGGACGATAATATAAGCTTTTGCTTGCAAGCTTTCTAAAAATTCGATATAACAATTATCAAATCCAGCTTGGTAAATATTTGGAATACAAAGGCAGTTAGACTCTGGGGTAGCTGAGGAGTTATTGGTAATCTCCAGAAGCTTGGCAAGACAATATTCGTTTTCTAGGGTATTTTCTGCCAAATTGAGATCATCTTTGTGTGCTTCTATCAGAGAAATCCAACCTTCACGGACAGATTCAGCGACAAATTCACCTTTCCTCTGGGAATTGAAACGATAAACTAGAACACGATCGCAGTTAAGAACTTGTCTTAATTCTTCGGTAGTAGCGGCAAATATTGTTTCTAAATCTAAAGTCTGGCGCATTCTTTGAATTACTTGTGCGATCGCTCTTTGCCTTTCGGCACTTTCTCTAAGTGCTTCTTCTACAAGTTTGCGATCGCTAATCTCTACTATGACTGTACCCACACCAGAAAGCTGATTATTCTCCCCAGGAATGGGAAAATAAGAAACTAAAAAATGACGCAGCCTATCTGCTTGGTTGGCGACTGGAAGGCTCAATTCTAAATTAAGTATTGGTTGGCCTGTTAAGAGTACCTGTTGGCAATATGGGGTAATTAGGGGAGCAATTTGTGGTGCTATTTCTTGGAGAGTTTTACCAATGTGTGCTTGTGCCGATTTACCATGAATATCTGCTATCAACTCGTTGATTTGCACAAACCGCAGTTGATTATCTAAAATACTCATACCTACAGGAGCGCCACTGAAAAAGGCATTCAGACGAGCTTCGCGCAGTTGTAATTCTTTTTCTAAAATTTTGCGTTCTGTAACGTCTTTATGAGTACCAGTCATCCGTAAAGGAGTACCCTGTTCATCCCGTTCTACAATTTGACCACGAGATTGTATCCATTTCCAATCGCCAGAAACGCAAAGCAATCGTACCTCTATCTCATAAATGGGAGTAATACCTTGCAGATGGCAAGTAATTGCTGATCTAACGGCTGGTAAATCTTCAGGATGTATTAGTTGCCTAAGTGGTAATTGATCATCTTCCTTTTCCTGCTCTGGGTAGCCTAGCATTTTTTGCCAGCGACAATCCCGATAAATTTTACCCGTCTTAAGATTCCAATCCCACAAACCTAAATCGCTGGCTTCTAAGGCTAGTTGTAAACGTTCTTCGCTGTTACGATGAGCTGCTTCTATTAGCTTACGTTCAATCAATGCACCGAGTTGGGTGGCTACAGCACCCAATAGCATCAGGAGGCGTTTATCTACTAGGGTGGAACTGCGTTTGAAAAATATCAAAACGGCTAATACTTCTTTTCTAGCAATGATGGGAATACCAAAACCAGCTCTTAACCCTACTTTTGCGGCTTGTGGCGATCGCAAAAACTGCGGCGGCTTTAACTGAGAGATATCTTCTATCCATTCTGGTTGCTGAGTTTGCCAAACTCTTCCGGGTAGTCCTTCACCTGGTGCAATGGTTAGATTTTGACTTTGGTAACAAAATTCTTCTAAATCGCTTTCTTCACAGTAACAAACCAAACTATGCTCTAAAACCAGAGATTCACGCTTGGGTGTCCATGCTTCACCAAAATCCCAGCCAATAGTTTGACAAATCACCCGTAATACTAAGGTTAAGGCATTTTTCACATCAAATGCACGGGCGATCGCTTGGGTTGTTAAAAGTAATAAGCGGCTTTCTGCTTCTGCTTGTTTGCGTTCTGTAATGTCTTTAGCTGTACCCAAAATATACTTTTGTCCATCAATTTCTATTAATTCTGCACTAAACAGTGCCGTCTTAATTTCTCCACTACTAGTGCGAAAATCTACTTCATGGTTGCGAATGGTTTTAGTTTGTTCCAGAATTTGAGCGAGGAAATAAGGCTCTTGTATATTTACCCAAATATTTAATTCTTTATCAGTATTGCCAATGACTTGAGAACGATGATATCCAAATAGGCGACAAAAGCTATCATTAACTTCAATATAACGAGTTTCTGGATAAGTACACAGAACAATGGGGTCGGGGGATGCTCTAAAGGCTGATGCTAGTTTTTGTTCGGAAATGCGATATGCTGCTTGCACACGTTGTCTTTCTCGTGCTTCCAATGCCAAGGAGGCTAAATTAGTTAAAGAACGAGCAAAATTTTGGTCTTCTGGTGTCCAATGATGAGCTATTCCTACTGTTTCCAGGGATAAAACCCCTACAGTTTTACCTGCTAGACGAATAGGTGTATCTAATAAGGAGATAATATTTAAGGGAGTTAAGTAATTCTCAGAAAGTTCTCTAGTTTTGGGATCTGTATGAGCATGATCTGCGGCGATCGCTTCCTCCTGATGTAAAGCTTGAAAATAAGCTGGATAATCTGCTGCTAATACACATAATCCTTCACTATGTTGATTACGACTATATTCAAATAGGTCGATACATTGAATTTGAGTAGCTGTTTCGTTATATAACCAAATACTAGCTCGCTCCACATGTAGATTTTGAGAAGCCACAGTTGTAATTTCTGCAAAAGCTGCTTTTACATCACCTTGATATAATATTTTATTCTTGGCTAATTCTGTTAAGACTAAATTATGCTTGTAAAGCTTGATAGTGTTATTTTGTAAAAATTGTGGCGTTTTATTTTGACTCTCCAGCTTTTTATCTTTATTGACTATTATTGAATCTAACAGTTGATTATGTGTTTTCTTATTATTTATTTCTGCTATCTGCAAGCAACATTCTTGATTGCTTCCTAAACCATCTTCAACATAATTATTATCTTTATAATAATTTCGCAAATTTAACTGATTATTAATTCGGATAAAACATTCGTCCTTGCGTAAAGGCTTACTAATAAAATCAGATATACCTAATTGAAAATAAGTATAATTTTTCGATAAATTATCTAAATGTGTCAACAAAATTATATTTATATACTGAGTTGCTTTTTCAGCTTTTAATTCTTGACAAATAAAATATCCATCATTTTTATTAATAGAATCATTTATGAAAATCAGATTGGGCATGAAATCAATAACACTACTAATTGACACATTAGCAGCATTAATTTGGTGTAATAAATACTTTTTTTCTGCAAAAAACTCAGATAAGGTAGACCAAATTTCCCAAGAATTATCAATTAATAAGATTTTTGGTTGTTGATAATCTATAACCATATTATCTAGCTAAATAGCAGGTTTTTAACAGACAGAGTAAATAAAAAAGGGAAAAATAATTAAAATCAATAAATGCCATAGAACTAGCAAATTTATGACGAAAATTAGTCAATTGGTAATACTCATCTCCACAATTATCCACAACTATAACTCACATTTGTTACAGACATGATAAGGGAATAGGTAAGTAAGGGGGTGAGGGGGATGTAGCTTTAGCTTCTCTTTCAGAGACGCTACCGCGAACCCGCAGGGTGGGAGTAGAGGGAGATGAGGAAGAGTAACTATGGACTATTAACTGTTGACTGTTGACTAATAACCTCACAACTTCCTCATGTTATAGCTATAAAGTTTTGCTAATGACTCTTAGGCGATCGCCATTATGGTGATAGAACAAATATGAGTGCAACGCAATCCACACCAAGTCCCAAGTGTTCCTCTGTGTATGGGCCTGTCAAATCTTGGCGATTTGGAAATTCTTTGGGTATCGATCCGATTGGGGTTGTGTCTACCTGCTCGTTTAACTGTGTTTACTGTCAGTTAGGAAAAATTCAAACACATACCAGTCAGCGTCAGATTTTTGTGCCTACATCCCAAATTATTGAGGATTTGCAAGCGCTTACTCTTGATGAACAAGTAGATGTAGTTACCCTCAGTGGAAGTGGCGAACCTACTTTAGCATTAAATTTAGGGGAAATTTTGGCGATCGCAAAACAACTCACAAAACGACCAACAGTAGTTTTAACCAACGCCACATTACTCAGAAATACTCAAGTCCGTCATGCTTTAAAATCAGCAGACATTGTTGCTGCTAAATTAGACGCAATTTCGTCAAATCAATTGCAGCGCGTCAACCAACCTGTAGCGACAATTAATTTACCACACATCCTTGCAGGTATCGAACAATTTCGAGGGGAATATCCAGGGACTCTAGCTATTCAAACTATGGTGTTGTCTCCTTGGACAACGGAAATGATAGAAATTTACATTCAACTTATACAGCGTTTACAACCTAATGAAATTCAACTTAACGTTCCCACTCGTCCCCGTACCTTAGTTCGACAATTAGAAGCAAGAGGGAATGATGCAACTGGATTAATCTCTGAGGCTATGCACCAACTTAAATGTATCAGTGCTGAGATTATCACCACACTAGCTAACACAATCAACTGTGCGACAAATATTCCAGTACGGTACGCGCCGATGAATTAGGGAAGATGAGGGGGATGAGGGGGATGAGAAGCCAAATTAAACAAAGCAGATAAGGGATCAAATTCTTTCCCCACTCCCCCCACTCCCTCCATAGCTAACACACCACAATTCCAAGGAGGAAATATATGGAAACTCAATCAACCAACCCATCAATTACACTTCCAGAAATTCCCCCTGGCTATCTCAACATCATGGGTTACATTGATGAGTCAGAGGTAAATGGCCCCGGTTGTCGTGCTGTTGTTTGGGTGCAAGGTTGTCCCCGTGAGTGTCCGGGGTGCTTTAATCCTGATTCTTGGCCATTTGAAGTCAACCAATTAGTTTCTGTAGATTCTCTCGTCGAGCAAATTTTGAGCAAACCGCAAAATCAAGGCGTAACATTCTCTGGCGGAGAACCATTTTATCAAGCAACAGCATTGGCGGAACTCGCGCGTAAGTTGAAAGCTGCTGGTTTAAATGTCATGTCATTTACAGGCTTCACCCTCAAACAATTACAATCTGAATCTGCGCCTCCTGGTTCTCAAGCATTATTAGAACAACTAGATATCTTAATTGATGGGCCGTTTGTTGAGTCTTTAGCAATCAATTCTCCAGATTCTCCTGTTTCTTCCCGAAATCAAAAAGTTCGCGTTTTTAACCCCGCCTTTGCAGATAAAATTACTTGGGCTAGTGACCAAATAGAAGTCCATATCCTCAAAGATGGGAATCGTATTGTTACGGGGTATCAAGGTTGGTTGGAATTGACATGATTAATTTGTAATGGGCTAACGCCCCGCTCCGCTAACGTAATTCGTAATTGGGTTTTGTGTAGGCTATATACTTTGACACAAAACCTTTTTTAATAGTTATGTTGACTTTAACGCAACTTAAACCAGCAAATCCTGATTTAGCAGTTACTCTGACTTTGGCGCTGACAGCAGAAGAACGGACTCGCTCTCGTCACCGTTTTGAGGTAGAAGATGGAAAGGTAGTATTTTTACGCTTACCTAGAGGTACAGTTTTGCGGGATGGGGATATCCTTCAAGATGAAACTAATGAAAATTTAATTAGAGTTGTAGCTAAACCAGAACCAGTGTTAACTGTGATTGCTTCAACTCCGCTTTTGTTGATGCGAGCAGCTTATCATTTAGGTAATCGTCATGTGCCTGTCGAGATTACCTCAAATTATTTACGTTTATTGCCTGATCCAGTGTTGCGTACAATGTTAGAACACATGGGGTTAGAAATTACTGCCGAAGTTCTTCCCTTTCAGCCAGAATTAGGTGCTTATGGACACCATCACGCTCACTGATAGCCATTTTTTACATATATTACAACTAGCTAGTTCTACTTTACCTGTAGGAGCGTACAGCTATTCCGAAGGGTTAGAGACATTAGTAGAAAATGGAGCGATCGCTAATCAAGGTACTCTGCAACAATGGTTAGAAGCTGAATTAAAATACGGGGCAATTCGCCTAGAAGCGGCTGTGATGGTAAGAGCCATGCAGGCTGCCACAATAGGAGAGATGGAAACATTACGCTATTGGAATTTTTGGTTATCTGCGGCCAGAGAAACCCAAGAATTACGCAACTCTAGCTGGCAGATGGGGCGATCGCTCATGCAGTTACTTAGTACAATACAACCACAAATTCAACCTTTCGCTGAGACTGTAGGCAATCCTTGTAATTATGCGGTTGCTTTTGGTATTGCTGCTGCTCATTGGCAAATTGATATTCCAGTTTCATTATTAGCATACCTACATAGTTGGGTAACTAATTCAATTACTGCGGGTGTCAAACTCATCCCCTTGGGACAAACAGCCGGACAAGAATTATTACTACAATTACAACCCTTAATTATTCATACAGAAGTAGAAATCATAGCTTTAAAAGATGACGAAATTGCTTGTTGTAGTTGGGGTTTATCCCTGGCAAGTATGCAGCACGAAACACAATATACTAGGTTATTTAGAAGTTGAGCTTAATGTGATGTTAATGGGAAAAGTAATTATGAACAATATACAGAATTACCTATTTAGATTAAGATTTAAATTAAAATAAATTGTAAAAATTATCACAATAAAGTGCCATCAAAGCCAACCTCTAGTCAAGCAATAGCTTGTGTTTATATTTGTCAGTCCCTATCAGATATGTTGCAGCCAATACAATTATTTAGATATGATGAATTATATAAACATATATTTACATTAGCTGGTATTAACGAGGGGATAGAAGTAATCATTTTTGAAAATGGAGAATGGGAGTTTAACGAAAATGACCAAACTTGATTTTGGACAAATGACCCGTCAAGAATTAAAAGCATATATCCGAGAAAACCCTACTGATGATGAAGCAATCAGAGAATTATTTCTTAAACGCCGTAGCCCTCATACTAAAATCTATCCTTCCCCAGAAAACATGACTAAGGAAGAGTTGTTAGATATTTTTAGACAAAAAAATGATAGTTAAGTACAGAATGAAATTACAACAGCAAAGATAAAAAATTATAAACGGTTTTCTTATTAGAGGCAATAAAGTGAATTAATTTTATTGTTTTTACTTTATCTTTACAAAAGGCAAGCGCCGTTAGAGGTGCTTGACTTAAGAACTATTTGCAAAGAACATATGAACGCTTTTCGTGTTGGGGTAGCTGGCCCAGTTGGTTCAGGGAAAACGGCTTTAGTCGATGCTTTGTGTAAAGCGTTGCGCGATCGCTATAAATTGGCGGTGGTGACAAATGATATATATACTCAAGAAGACGCTCAATTTTTGGTACGTTCTCAAGCTTTGACTAGCGATCGCATTTTAGGTGTAGAAACTGGCGGTTGTCCACACACGGCAATTCGAGAAGATGCTTCGATGAATTTGGCAGCAATCGAACAGCTAGAACAACGTTTTACCGATTTAGATTTAGTCTTTTTAGAGAGTGGTGGAGATAATTTAGCCGCTACCTTTAGTCCTGAATTAGTAGATTTAACAATTTATGTAATTGATGTTGCCGCAGGTGATAAAATCCCCCGTAAAGGCGGCCCAGGAATTACCAAATCCGATTTATTAGTAATCAATAAAACTGACCTTGCACCTTACGTTGGTGCAGATTTAAACGTCATGGAAAGAGACGCAAAAAAAATGCGTGGTGATAAACCCTTCATTTTTACCAACTTAAAAACTCAGCAAGGACTCACCAACGTAATTGAATTTGTCTGCACTCACATCTGTTGAGAAACCAAGATAAAAAAAATCACTATTGACTACTGACTATGGACTATGGACTAATGACTATGGACTCTTACGGGTTCGCTAGTCGCTCATGGGGGTTTCCCCCATGACCTCGCTAGCTCACTAATGACTAATGACCAATGACTAACCTACAAATTTTTCTCGACATTGCGACAGAAGCAGCTCTAGCTGCGGGTGCGGTTTTACAGGGTTACTTAGGTAAGGTAGAAGACGCAGTTACAGAAAAAGGTCGTCCCGGTGATTTAGTTACCGCCGCCGATAAAGCTTCGGAAGCAGTAATTTTAGAAGTTTTGCGTCGTCACTTTCCTCAACACTCAATTCTGGCTGAGGAGTCGGGGAAACTGGG
Above is a genomic segment from Nostoc sp. MS1 containing:
- the ureE gene encoding urease accessory protein UreE; the protein is MLTLTQLKPANPDLAVTLTLALTAEERTRSRHRFEVEDGKVVFLRLPRGTVLRDGDILQDETNENLIRVVAKPEPVLTVIASTPLLLMRAAYHLGNRHVPVEITSNYLRLLPDPVLRTMLEHMGLEITAEVLPFQPELGAYGHHHAH
- a CDS encoding 4Fe-4S single cluster domain-containing protein, whose translation is METQSTNPSITLPEIPPGYLNIMGYIDESEVNGPGCRAVVWVQGCPRECPGCFNPDSWPFEVNQLVSVDSLVEQILSKPQNQGVTFSGGEPFYQATALAELARKLKAAGLNVMSFTGFTLKQLQSESAPPGSQALLEQLDILIDGPFVESLAINSPDSPVSSRNQKVRVFNPAFADKITWASDQIEVHILKDGNRIVTGYQGWLELT
- a CDS encoding radical SAM protein, yielding MSATQSTPSPKCSSVYGPVKSWRFGNSLGIDPIGVVSTCSFNCVYCQLGKIQTHTSQRQIFVPTSQIIEDLQALTLDEQVDVVTLSGSGEPTLALNLGEILAIAKQLTKRPTVVLTNATLLRNTQVRHALKSADIVAAKLDAISSNQLQRVNQPVATINLPHILAGIEQFRGEYPGTLAIQTMVLSPWTTEMIEIYIQLIQRLQPNEIQLNVPTRPRTLVRQLEARGNDATGLISEAMHQLKCISAEIITTLANTINCATNIPVRYAPMN
- a CDS encoding GAF domain-containing protein, with the translated sequence MVIDYQQPKILLIDNSWEIWSTLSEFFAEKKYLLHQINAANVSISSVIDFMPNLIFINDSINKNDGYFICQELKAEKATQYINIILLTHLDNLSKNYTYFQLGISDFISKPLRKDECFIRINNQLNLRNYYKDNNYVEDGLGSNQECCLQIAEINNKKTHNQLLDSIIVNKDKKLESQNKTPQFLQNNTIKLYKHNLVLTELAKNKILYQGDVKAAFAEITTVASQNLHVERASIWLYNETATQIQCIDLFEYSRNQHSEGLCVLAADYPAYFQALHQEEAIAADHAHTDPKTRELSENYLTPLNIISLLDTPIRLAGKTVGVLSLETVGIAHHWTPEDQNFARSLTNLASLALEARERQRVQAAYRISEQKLASAFRASPDPIVLCTYPETRYIEVNDSFCRLFGYHRSQVIGNTDKELNIWVNIQEPYFLAQILEQTKTIRNHEVDFRTSSGEIKTALFSAELIEIDGQKYILGTAKDITERKQAEAESRLLLLTTQAIARAFDVKNALTLVLRVICQTIGWDFGEAWTPKRESLVLEHSLVCYCEESDLEEFCYQSQNLTIAPGEGLPGRVWQTQQPEWIEDISQLKPPQFLRSPQAAKVGLRAGFGIPIIARKEVLAVLIFFKRSSTLVDKRLLMLLGAVATQLGALIERKLIEAAHRNSEERLQLALEASDLGLWDWNLKTGKIYRDCRWQKMLGYPEQEKEDDQLPLRQLIHPEDLPAVRSAITCHLQGITPIYEIEVRLLCVSGDWKWIQSRGQIVERDEQGTPLRMTGTHKDVTERKILEKELQLREARLNAFFSGAPVGMSILDNQLRFVQINELIADIHGKSAQAHIGKTLQEIAPQIAPLITPYCQQVLLTGQPILNLELSLPVANQADRLRHFLVSYFPIPGENNQLSGVGTVIVEISDRKLVEEALRESAERQRAIAQVIQRMRQTLDLETIFAATTEELRQVLNCDRVLVYRFNSQRKGEFVAESVREGWISLIEAHKDDLNLAENTLENEYCLAKLLEITNNSSATPESNCLCIPNIYQAGFDNCYIEFLESLQAKAYIIVPILSGNQVWGLLATYQNSGPRQWKTGEINIVRQIGNQLEVALQQAQLLTQTQSQSQALQAAAFAADAANRAKSEFLANMSHELRTPLNAILGFAQIMSRDKTLSAEHQKNLTIINRAGEHLLDLINDILEMSKIEAGKITLNVHNFDLIHLLDNLQEMMQGRAAAKGLQLKFEYATNIVRHIRADESKLRQVLLNILGNATKFTETGSVTLRVRMEERGIGESSETGEQRNHALSTPYSLIFEIEDTGIGICDDEMGMLFEAFGQTEAGRNSQQGTGLGLAISRKYVQLMGGDISVTSTVGVGSTFSFHIKVDLVSAGEISPQPSVRFVLGLASQQREHRILVVDDVVDSRLLLVKVLSSVGFVVREATNGQEAVSIWQQWHPQLIFMDMRMPIMDGYTATHFIRVYEQENQPLIPNPHTIIIALTAHAFEEQRQTMLQVGCDDLINKPFSEQQILEKINQYLNIQYIYQEDTCSCLKNSEKIVASNDVLPLLATLPQEWLISLYNAAAQCSDDLIFQLIEEQSCENVDLKNYFADLAQNFQFEKIMEIISMSKGN